Sequence from the Malaciobacter pacificus genome:
AGACCATTATATTTGGATATGGCAAATTTAAAACTACCTTATAATGCTATGATCTCTATACAAAAAGAGGTTATTAATCTTTATGATAAAGCTCAAAAAGCATTGCTACATGCTCTTAGTATACATACAAAAGATTTAGTAAAAAGAGAAGATATTGATAAAATTTTAAAAAATAAACCTTCGAAAATAGATACAAATTTAGATGAAATTTATAAAAATAATTTAAAAGAGTTATATAGTGAAATTATAGAATACTCTTTATTATCTCAAGAAAATATGACAAAAGAACAGCATGAATATGTTGCACAATTAAAGATTGCATCTAATGTTATAGTAAAAATTTTAAAAGATACAAGAGATATACAAAAGAATATGGATTTATATTTAAATAGCAAAAATGAATTTGTAAAGAAAGAGTATTTAGATATAAAAGGAGTTATTGTTAATACAATTTTTTCAATTAATCAACTAAAAGATAGTAATCATGATGAAGTAGAAATATCAACGATAATTCAAATGGATAAAGATAAACTACAGGATTTTGAGTTAATGTACAGCGAAAGAATTGATAATTTAATTAGAAGTGAGAAAATAACATCAAAAATGGCAACATCACTTATAAATGATTCTACAACTGTATTTAATATATGTAGAAACTTATATAGAATTGCAAATATACTATTTATTAAAGATGAAAAATTAAGAATGCTAGGGGATATAGATAATGAAACTGAAAAAAATATTTGAATATATAAATGGACATTTAAATAAAATAGAATTAAAAAAAGATGATAAAAAAGAGATAGAAGAACTTATAAAAAAACTTAGGAAAAAGAAAAAAGAGTTTGAAGATAAATCAGATAAAAAAGAGAAAATAAAAGCTATTAAAAAGTTAATTAAAAAAGCTCAAGAGAGCTTGTAATTAACTTTTATTAGTAGCCTTTTAGATATAAAATAGCTGCAATAACCATAAATCCAATTCCAGCAACTATTAGTTGTGCAGATTTTTCTTTTCTTAATATTGACTCATCTAATTCAAAAACTGCTACAGATTTTAAAGTCCCATTATCTATATACTTTAAAAACTTGTAGCCTTTTTTTTCATATTTTACTTTTACTTTTTCAAGCTCTTTTTTTCTTTGAGCTTCACTAAAACCACCAACAACAATCTGTTTTTGTGCCATTATTTAAACTCACTAAAGTTTTGTCTTAATGCTTCATAAGCAATAATTGATACTGAGTTTGCAATATTTAAACTTCTAGCATCATTTGTCATAGGAATTGTTACACACCCTGCTTTATTTTTATCCATAATAGATTCAGGTAGTCCAGCATCTTCTCTTCCAAAATAGATATAATCATTTGGCAAAAACTTTGCATCAAAATATACTTTATCTGTTTTTGTAGTAGCAAAAAAATGTCTATTATTTAAAGGATTCTTTTCCCAGAATTCTTCAATATTTTCATATTCATAAACTTCTAAATCAAACCAATAATCAAGCCCTGCTCTTCTTACTTCTTTTTCAGTGATTTCACCAAAACCATAAGGTTTTATTAAATGAAGTTTACAATTCATTGCAAATGCAAGTCTTCCAATTGTCCCAACATTTCCAGGTATTCTTGGTTCGTGTAGTACTATATTAAACATTATAAAATTACCGTTTTATTTCCATGAACAAATACTCTGTCATTTAGTAAATATTCAAAGGCATTTGAAAGTACAATTTTTTCTACATTTCTTCCCGCATTTCTCATGTCTTCCCACGAGTAACTATGGTCAACTCTTACAACATCTTGATAAATAATTGGTCCTTCATCTAAGTCATCTGTTACATAATGAGCAGTTGCACCAATAATTTTAACACCTCTTTCATGTGCTTGTTTATATGGGTTTGCTCCGATAAATGCTGGTAAAAATGAGTGGTGGATGTTTAGTACTTTTTTAGGATATTCTTGTACAAATTTAGGAGTTAAAATTCTCATATATTTTGCAAGAACAATTAGTTCTGGTTCATATTCATTGATTTTAGCAATCATTTTATCTTCATGTTCTTCTCTACTTAAACCTTCTGCACTAATACAAGTAAAAGGAATATCAAATTTCTCTACTAAATCACCTAAAACTTCGTGATTTGCAATAACTGCTTTAATATTAGCATTTAATTCACCTGCTACATATCTAATAAGTAAATCACCTAAAACATGAGACTCTTTTGTAGCTAAAATAACAACGTCTTTTTTCTCTTTTTTATTTAGTTTTATTTGAGCACTTTGAGGTAAAACTTCTTTTAACTCTTTTAATAAGATATTTGCTGATACTTTACCAGAAATAATACTTCTCATAAAGAATTTTTTAGTTTCAGGGTCAACATATTCAGCATTTTGTTCTATATTTAAGTTATTTGCAAAAAGAACTTTTGAAATGTTATAAACAAGTCCTTTTGCATCTTCAGTATCTATTAAAAGTATATACTCTTCCATTTTCGTCCTATATCATTCAAGCTTATTTTTAAAGTTTGAATAATACCATTTTATAGTTTAATAGATAATTTTACATTATTAATATTATTTAAAACCATATTATACCAGCAAATCTTCCACACTTTTTGTTTTGTCTATATGAAAAATAAGGCTCATTTGAACACATTGTACAAACTTCTGAGATTTCAATATTATAAATACCTAAATTATTTAATAGCTTTTTATTAATACCTTGCAAATCTATTAATCTTCCATCACAAAACTCTTCTCCAAAACTATTTTTTACTATGTCAATTAACTCTTCACTTACTTCATAACAACACTTTTGAATACTAGGCCCCATAATAACTTTAATATTTTCAACTTTACAATCAAAAACCTCTATCATCTTTTTTGCTGTAACTTCTGCAATTTTTAAAAAAGTTGAGTTTCTTCCAGCATGAACAGCTGCAATTACTTCATTTTTTTCATCAAAAAATAGTATAGGAATGCAATCTGCTACCATTACCATCAAAGGTAAGCCCTTTTGGTTTGTAATTAATCCATCACAGTTATCAATTAATTTTGGAGATTCTTTTGTGACTACTTGTACATTATTTCCATGAACTTGATTCATATAAACTAAATCTTCACTTTTATAATTTATTTTTCTAGCAAGTTTAGCTCTGTTGGTATCAACATTTTCTTTTTTATCATTTACATGATAAGCTAAATTCCCATCTTCAATAGTACTAAAATAATATTTTATTTGATTCATAATTTCATCTTTATAGCTTTTTGATATAATTTACCAAAAAATTCTTAAGGATTTGATTTGAATAGATTTGATGAAGCTTCTAAAACATGGGATAAAAAACAAACAAGTATTGATAGCTCAAATGCCTGTGTTGAAAATTTGAATAAACATATTAAGTTAAAAGATGATGCCAATATCTTAGATTATGGTTGTGGCACAGGATTTATATCTTTTGCACTTAGTAATGAAACAAATAATATATTAGGTATGGACTATTCAGATGGCATGGTTGAAAGGTTTAATGAAAAAGCAAAAGAATTAAACTTTGACAATATAAAAGCTATGAAACATAATATGAATGAAGATGAAATAGAAGAAAATAAATATGATTTATTTATCTCTTCAATGACAATGCACCATATAAAAGATACAAATATGTTCGCAAAAAAAGCTTATGATTGTTTAGTTGATGGAGGAATTGTTTGTATAAATGATTTAGAAAAAGAAGATGGTACATTTCATGCTAAACATAATAATGATGGTGTTGAACATTTTGGTTATGAAGAGAATAGTGTAAAAAAAATATTTGAAGATGTAGGGTTTCAAATCATTTCATTTGAAACTACATATATCCACAAAAGAAATGAAAAAGAGTACCCTCTTTTTAACTTAATAGCAAAAAAATAAAAGGAAATAAATGAGTAAAAAATTTGTATTATTTGGGAACCCAGTAGCACATTCTAAGTCACCACAAATGCAAAATGCAGGACTAAATCATATTAAGTTTGATGGAAATTATGATAAATATCAACTTGAAGATGGAAGTACTATAAAAGAAGTATTTTTACAAAAAGGCTTTGAAGGAGCTAATATAACAGTACCTCATAAAGAGTTTGCATATCAAAATGCTGATGAAATCAGAGGTTTAGCAAATAAAATTCAAGCAGTAAATACATATATAAATGAAAATGGAAAAGTAATTGCTTATAATACTGATGCGCCAGGATTTTTAAAAGCTATTGAGTCTTTTGGTGATGTTAAAAATGTATTATTATTAGGTGCAGGAGGTACAGCAAAAGCAATTTCTCTAGCATTACAAGAAAAAGGTATAGAAGTTACAGTTTTAAATAGAAGTGAAGGAAAACTAGAGTTTTTCAAAAATGAAGGTATTAAATGCTCTTCTTGGGATAGTTTTGAATTAAAAAATTTTGATTTAGTTGTAAATTCAACAAGTGCTGGACTAAAAGATGAATATTTACCCGCTCCTATAGAAATATTAGAACCTGTATTAAAAAATGCCTCTTTTGCTTTTGATTGTGTATATGGAAAAGTAACTCCATTTTTAGCACTTGCTAAAGATAAAGGATGTGAGATAAAAGATGGCGAGGACATGCTACTTTATCAAGGTGTTTTAGCGTTTGAATTATTTACTAATACAAAAGCTAATGATGAGCTTATTGAAGCTATGAGAAAAGGATTAAAAGGTGAAATTTAATAAATTATTTACTTCTTTTCTTGTTTTAACTTCTACAAACTTATTGGCTAATGATATTGTTCCAAAAGAATTGATTGGAAAATACTCTTTAGATACAACTTACTGTAATCAAGTTGATACAGGGAATGTAACAATAACTAAAAATTCATTTGAATTTTACGAAGATAGTTGTAAAGTTTTCATACATTTGTCACTAAATTGAAGCTTTAGCGACTGTTAAAGAAAATGGTAAAGAACAAAAGTTTGGATTCCTAAATCTTATAAAACCGATTTCAAATTTATTAGAAGGGGTAATTAACCCTTCTTAGTAATTATACTCTTTTATTTTATTTACATTACAAGCGTACTTATCACTATCAATAGATTTTAACTCTTTACATTTTTCTAAATTAACATTCATAATGTAAGTAATATCTTTTTTTATTGTATTACATGTTTTTTTATCAAAATTAACAACAAGTTCAATACTCCCCTCTTCTCCAGTCCAAATTGTAGATATACAACCTTTGTCAGTTTTTACTATATCACTATCTTCATAGATACTAAAAATAACATCCCTAGCAAATGATGATACAGTTAATAA
This genomic interval carries:
- a CDS encoding tRNA (cytidine(34)-2'-O)-methyltransferase, with the translated sequence MFNIVLHEPRIPGNVGTIGRLAFAMNCKLHLIKPYGFGEITEKEVRRAGLDYWFDLEVYEYENIEEFWEKNPLNNRHFFATTKTDKVYFDAKFLPNDYIYFGREDAGLPESIMDKNKAGCVTIPMTNDARSLNIANSVSIIAYEALRQNFSEFK
- the purU gene encoding formyltetrahydrofolate deformylase; this encodes MEEYILLIDTEDAKGLVYNISKVLFANNLNIEQNAEYVDPETKKFFMRSIISGKVSANILLKELKEVLPQSAQIKLNKKEKKDVVILATKESHVLGDLLIRYVAGELNANIKAVIANHEVLGDLVEKFDIPFTCISAEGLSREEHEDKMIAKINEYEPELIVLAKYMRILTPKFVQEYPKKVLNIHHSFLPAFIGANPYKQAHERGVKIIGATAHYVTDDLDEGPIIYQDVVRVDHSYSWEDMRNAGRNVEKIVLSNAFEYLLNDRVFVHGNKTVIL
- the pgeF gene encoding peptidoglycan editing factor PgeF — translated: MNQIKYYFSTIEDGNLAYHVNDKKENVDTNRAKLARKINYKSEDLVYMNQVHGNNVQVVTKESPKLIDNCDGLITNQKGLPLMVMVADCIPILFFDEKNEVIAAVHAGRNSTFLKIAEVTAKKMIEVFDCKVENIKVIMGPSIQKCCYEVSEELIDIVKNSFGEEFCDGRLIDLQGINKKLLNNLGIYNIEISEVCTMCSNEPYFSYRQNKKCGRFAGIIWF
- a CDS encoding class I SAM-dependent DNA methyltransferase, with translation MNRFDEASKTWDKKQTSIDSSNACVENLNKHIKLKDDANILDYGCGTGFISFALSNETNNILGMDYSDGMVERFNEKAKELNFDNIKAMKHNMNEDEIEENKYDLFISSMTMHHIKDTNMFAKKAYDCLVDGGIVCINDLEKEDGTFHAKHNNDGVEHFGYEENSVKKIFEDVGFQIISFETTYIHKRNEKEYPLFNLIAKK
- a CDS encoding shikimate dehydrogenase; translated protein: MSKKFVLFGNPVAHSKSPQMQNAGLNHIKFDGNYDKYQLEDGSTIKEVFLQKGFEGANITVPHKEFAYQNADEIRGLANKIQAVNTYINENGKVIAYNTDAPGFLKAIESFGDVKNVLLLGAGGTAKAISLALQEKGIEVTVLNRSEGKLEFFKNEGIKCSSWDSFELKNFDLVVNSTSAGLKDEYLPAPIEILEPVLKNASFAFDCVYGKVTPFLALAKDKGCEIKDGEDMLLYQGVLAFELFTNTKANDELIEAMRKGLKGEI